The DNA sequence AACATTGTCATTAATTCAATTAATTTTGGCCAACCCTAAAAACCAAATTGTTCTGTTTGATTATCAAAATATAGGAAAAAGAAGCAGTCTGCATCCTTATTTGACCTCATCGGAATACAATAGAGTTATATCGGTCAATGGAATGAATATCAGAAAAGAAATGGCTATTATGGCTAGTCCTGCAATTTCCTCAATTATCGGACCTTGTACGGGTATGATGCATCTTGCTAATGGAATTTATTTTGAACTGTTAAATAATAAAAGAAGAGCTAAGCAGCAGATTCCTTCATTAATTGTATATTGTGGTTCAGGAATAGATGCCAGAAATTATCATCCGCGCTATTGGTGGCAAGGAGCCATGGTGAAATGCATTGCTGCAATACAACAACAGGAATTAATTACCGTAAAGGAATTATATGAAATGCCGTTGGATATTGAAGAATTTCACAATCAGTATTTACCTGTTTCAGCTATCCAGCCTGAGCACATAATGTCTCTTCTTAATTAATAAAAATAAACTAATAGTACCCCATGAAAATAGTCCAAAGCTTTTGGTCAAAACCCTACCATTCCAGAGATCTTTTTTTCTTAAACTCCGGTGGATGGAGCCATCGAACATTTAATTATATGAGCTGGGCATTAAGCTGCCTGCGGTTTAAAAAATTTTATAAAGTTGATCTCGTTACTGATACCTTAGGCAAAGAAATATTGATTGATACTTTAGAACTACCCTACGACAATGTATCTTTGAAACTAGATGAATTGAATGATAAATATCCCAACCCCAAAAACATCTGGGCGCTGGGAAAAATTTATGCATTTGAAATACAACAGGAACCCTTCATCCATGCGGATGCTGATGTATTTATCTGGGAGAGATTTCCGGAAAAAATTGAAAACGGAGCACTTATATCCCAACAGCTTGAGCAGGATGCAGGCTACCATGAAGGAAATTTAAAAGAACTATATTCCCGCCTTGAATATATTCCTGATGTTATCAAATCATATTATAATAAAACCGGAGATGCCTCTCAGTACAATGCCGGTATTATAGGTGGAAATAATTTTACATTCTTTCAGGAATATGCAAAACTGGCCAGAGAAATAGTAGACAAAAATTTTAATGTAATCGGGAACACAGATTTTTTAATCAATAAAAATGCATTTCCTTGTTTTTTTGAGCAATATTTATTTCTATGCATGGCCCGAGAAAAGGAGCTTAATGTAGAAGTTCTTATTGACAGTTCCAAGTCCAAAGAACATATTTTTCAAGAGCTTATCAACTTCCACAATGCACACCAAACCCATTATATTCATTTACTTGGGGCATACAAACTAGCATACAATAATGCCAAAATTGTATCATATTATCTATGGAAGGAATTTCCTTATTATTATGAAAAAATTATTAACCTAATCCATGAAAAAAAGATATAGCCATGAGTGATTTGAAATTAGATTTATTTACTGATGAAATCAATCTGAAACTTCTACATGCCAACACAAGCATGATGATTGTAAGAAGTTTATTGAAAGAACTCAAGAAAGCCATTGAAAAAGATAATATCATTAAATCTTCGGCTGATCTTGAACAATTTAAAAATTTTGAAAAAACGAATATACTGAAAAGCATAGAAGCTGTTCAGCTTGATAATGATGCATTTGGCAAGTTAAAGCTTCATGTTAATCCTTATCTTATTTTTGCAGAATCAAAAATAACTGAAAACGGACTTGTTGAAGACATTGAAAATGATATTATTCTACAACCTAATTTTCTTCCTATAGGATCATTACACTATGTTCCCACTTATTTGCATAAAAATGACAAACAGCTTAAAACACTAAAACTAAAATATAAAAGCTTCTCACCTGAACAGATTGAAGGTATTAATGATGACAACAGTGATACAATAGTTGATCTGCTAAAATCTTTCCTACTAAAACAATATTTAACAACTGCTCCTGAAAATGAATAATTTTGCTTTAAAAGATGGTGAAAAACTACCTTTTCTAAGACAAATTCAGGATTATCATAAGTATTCTGCATTAGGAAGTACCTGGATGATCTCCAGATTAGATTTCAGGAATCTTAATCTCGACAAATTTGAGAAGGTATATTTTGAGCTGATAAATGAACAATCTATTTTAAGAACTATTTTTGTGAGAAATAGTGAAGGATTAATTCTCAGAAATACTATTTCGGCATCCTATTTTGACATTAAAATTTTCAATGTAAATAATATTACAGAAATAGATCATTTTTTTGACTCATTTCATACCGATTACAGATATTCAGAATTATCTGCTCCCTTACTTAAGGTATTTATATTCAATCTTTCCAATATAAGCTATGTTTTTCTTTGTATAAACCATATTATTTGTGACAGACATTGCCTAGATAAAATCAGTGACAGTCTGATAAGGAAATATATTAATCCGGAATATGTATTGGGATTTTATGATTTTGATGAATATTGCAGGACAAGAAATTCCAGCCTATTAAAAAAGTTTAATAACGATTATTCTTTTTTTGAACAAAAATTCAACCATGGAGTTGAAAATAATATAGATAGCACTAATGAATATTTATGGATAAAAAATATCTGCAACCTTGAATATAATTACTATTTAAAAAAGAAAAAACCATTAACAACAGATTCTTTAATCAGATTAGATATACAAAAGCTAAATCACATCAATATCAAAAGTTTGGTAATCTGCTCATTACTAAAAACACAAAGGAATTTTTTGGGTGAGAATAATCATGTAGGCTTTTTATTCAGAGATTCTGTGCATCCCAATTTTAATAATTGTATCGGGGAACTAACTGCAGAAAGCTCCGTCTCCTGCAATCCTGAAAATATAAACTATTTAACCATCAATAAAGAGCTTTTTAATGCATACAGAAGGCCGATATTCAATTATCCAATGTACAATTTAAATGAACTTTATTTGGAAGAAAATACAATACCTGTTTTTTTGAATTTTAGCAAAACAAAAGTCGAATATACAGAAACTACCTATTTGTTTAATCCATCATTTTATGAAGCAGCTGTTTTAAAAGGAGATATTGAGCCCAATATTATTTTATATGGCAATGGATATTTACTTTGCAGATGGCTTTTTGACGAAAATAAAATAGGCAAAGAAGATATGATTAAATTCAAAAATATGTTCGAGGATAATATTAGGAATGAAAGCATATTGCTATATAATAATTAAAATCTCATATCTTATTATAAAGACTTAAGACTATTATAGAAAAACGGAACCAGATGTTCTCTGATTCCGTTTTTTATATGGTGTATATTGAAATTTTTATTTAGATTTTCCAGCTGGTTTAGCAGGAGCTGCCGTACCACCTAACTTGCTTTTTACTATATTAGTGATATCTTCACTTCCGTCAGTATAAAGAAGGTTATTAGATTCCTGTGCTGCTGTATCAAATACATAGCTCAGATTTTTTTCTTTAGCTACAGCAAAAATAGCTTCTCTTACTTTCTTTTGCAGTGGAGTAAGCATTTCATTTTGCTTGGCAGAAATATCCTTAGCAGCCTGTGCTCTTGTTTCCTCTATTTTTTTACCTAAACCTTGTAATTCCGTTTGTGCTGCAATCAGTTCTTTAGTTACCGCTTCTTTGTTAGCCTCACTTAAAGTTTTTTCTTTATCCTGTGCTGCTTTCAGCTTCGTCTGATAATCATTGATCAACTTTTCAATTTCAGTCTGTTTTGTTTTAGTCAGATTATCAATCGTAGTTCCTATAGTTTTTACTTCAGATAAGCTTGCAAAAATTTCTTCTGTGTTTACACTTCCTATTTTCTGTTGAGCATTTGCAACACCTGCAGTAAGCGTTAATCCTAATGTAATAAAAAGTACTTTAATTAAATTCATTTTTTTAATAATATTTTTCGTCCCCAAATATAATTCAAATTTCAATTACTTATCATATGACCTTTATTATTTGAAAATCTGAAAGAAATAAAAACAGACTCAAAGCTTTAAATAAAGAAAAACCTCCCCAAAAGGAAGGTTTAATATCAAAAAATATGGAAAAATGACTAATGGAATTGTGCTGTTTCCGTAGAATCTTTCATCGCTACGGTAGCTGAAGAACCGTTGGTAACAACATTCTGTACTTCATCAAAATACCCTGTCCCTACAAAAGACTGATGCTTCACCGCTCTGAATCCTTTCTGCTGCAAAGCAAATTCACGTTCCTGCAGTTCTGAGTATCCAGCCATTCCTCTTTCTTTATAGGCTAATGCCAATTCAAACATTGCCGTATTCAAAGCATGAAATCCTGCCAATGTAATAAACTGGAACTTGTAGCCCATTTTTGCCAGCTCTTCACGGAAAGTAGACATTTCCTCTACACTCAGCCTTGCCGCCCAGTTGAAAGAAGGTGAACAGTTATAAGCAAGCATCTTCCCAGGGAATTTCGCATGAATTCCTTCTGCAAATCTTCTTGCCTGCTCCAGATCCGGATTTGAGGTTTCCATCCAGATCAGGTCAGCATATGGAGTATAAGACAAACCTCTGTCGATTCCCTGCTCTACTCCGTTTCTTACCACATAAAAACCTTCAGAAGTTCTTTCTCCTGTTACGAATTTTTTATCTCTGTCATCAATATCAGAAGTTAGCAGATCTGCTGCATCTGCGTCTGTTCTTGCAATAATAAGACTCGGAACTCCCAGTACATCGGCTGCCAGACGTGCAGCAATCAGTTTGTTGACTGCCTCCTGCGTTGGTACCAATACTTTTCCGCCCAGGTGACCACATTTTTTTGCAGAAGAAAGCTGATCTTCAAAGTGTACGGCAGCAGCTCCCGCTTCTATCATCTGCTTCATAAGTTCAAAGGCATTCAAATTACCTCCAAAACCCGCTTCTGCATCTGCAATGATGGGTACCAGATATTCTTTATCTCCCGTCCCGCTCACAGATTGTACCTGATCTGCCCTCAGTAACGCATTATTAATTTTCTTTACTACAGAAGGAACTGAATTGGCAGGATACAGCGATTGATCGGGATACATTTCTCCTGATAAATTAGCATCTGCCGCCACCTGCCATCCTGAAAGATAAATAGCTTCCAGTCCGGCATCTACTTCCTGCACGGCCTGATTGCCAGTAAGTGCTCCAAGTCCTGCTACATAATCCTGGTTATTTAATTTATTCCAGAATTTTTTGGACATTTCTGTAGCAATGGTATATTCTATGGTATAAGAACCGCGAAGTTTCAACACTTCTTCTGCTGTATACGGCCTTTTTACACCATTCCAACGTGGGTTTGTCAGCCAGTCTTTTTCAATAGCCTGGATTTGTTCTTGTCTTGTTTTCATAATATTTGGATTTTGTTTGTTTAGGGTTGGGGTTTCGAGATGCGGAATTCGGGGTACGAGGTTCGAGATATGATTCCCAAACTTTCAAACACTCCTACTCACTTTCTTTCAACCTAAATAAAAGGATATGCTTTAAGCGTTAGAAATTCTTCAAAATTTTCAGAGAAGATCAGCTCATTGAAAAGTTCTTTCGCAAGATTGAATTTTCCGTTTTTGAAACGGGTTTCTCCTACATAGTTTTCAATATTGTCCATTTCTTCACTTTCCCACTGTAAAATCATATGGCGGGTAAGCGTTCTGTCATCACTTAATACGGCTTCGTTTTTCAGCCATTGCCAGATCTGTGTTCTTGAAATCTCTGCAGTAGCGGCATCTTCCATCAGATTATAAATAGCGGCAGCGCCAGTTCCCATCAACCAGCTTTCAAGGTAAAGAATTCCTACGTTGATATTTTTTCTGACTCCTTTTTCGGTAATATCACCTTTGGGGATTTCCAGCAGATTACTTTCTGTTATATGA is a window from the Chryseobacterium indologenes genome containing:
- a CDS encoding DUF6734 family protein; translation: MKIVQSFWSKPYHSRDLFFLNSGGWSHRTFNYMSWALSCLRFKKFYKVDLVTDTLGKEILIDTLELPYDNVSLKLDELNDKYPNPKNIWALGKIYAFEIQQEPFIHADADVFIWERFPEKIENGALISQQLEQDAGYHEGNLKELYSRLEYIPDVIKSYYNKTGDASQYNAGIIGGNNFTFFQEYAKLAREIVDKNFNVIGNTDFLINKNAFPCFFEQYLFLCMAREKELNVEVLIDSSKSKEHIFQELINFHNAHQTHYIHLLGAYKLAYNNAKIVSYYLWKEFPYYYEKIINLIHEKKI
- a CDS encoding OmpH family outer membrane protein, whose protein sequence is MNLIKVLFITLGLTLTAGVANAQQKIGSVNTEEIFASLSEVKTIGTTIDNLTKTKQTEIEKLINDYQTKLKAAQDKEKTLSEANKEAVTKELIAAQTELQGLGKKIEETRAQAAKDISAKQNEMLTPLQKKVREAIFAVAKEKNLSYVFDTAAQESNNLLYTDGSEDITNIVKSKLGGTAAPAKPAGKSK
- the aceA gene encoding isocitrate lyase translates to MKTRQEQIQAIEKDWLTNPRWNGVKRPYTAEEVLKLRGSYTIEYTIATEMSKKFWNKLNNQDYVAGLGALTGNQAVQEVDAGLEAIYLSGWQVAADANLSGEMYPDQSLYPANSVPSVVKKINNALLRADQVQSVSGTGDKEYLVPIIADAEAGFGGNLNAFELMKQMIEAGAAAVHFEDQLSSAKKCGHLGGKVLVPTQEAVNKLIAARLAADVLGVPSLIIARTDADAADLLTSDIDDRDKKFVTGERTSEGFYVVRNGVEQGIDRGLSYTPYADLIWMETSNPDLEQARRFAEGIHAKFPGKMLAYNCSPSFNWAARLSVEEMSTFREELAKMGYKFQFITLAGFHALNTAMFELALAYKERGMAGYSELQEREFALQQKGFRAVKHQSFVGTGYFDEVQNVVTNGSSATVAMKDSTETAQFH